The Halomicrobium zhouii region GGAGCGGCGTCGTCGACGCCATCCACTGCGAGAAGCCGATGGCCGACACCTACGGCGGGGCCAGGGAGATGACCGAGGCGGCCGCAGACCACGACGTCCAGCTGACGTTCAACCACCAGCGCCGGTTCAGCGACGCCGTCCGGACCGCCAAGAACCTGCTCGACGCGGGCGAGATCGGCGACCTCCGGCGCGTGGAGTTCGCGGCGCCGGTCGGCATCTTCGACTACGGCAGCCACTCCTTCGACCTCTGTAACTACTTCAACGACGAGACGTCGGGAGAGTGGGTGCTGGGGCAGATCGACTACTCCGAGGAGAACGTCCTCTTCGGCTCACACAACGAGAACCAGGCGATCGTCCACTGGGAGTACGAGAACGGCGTCCACGGCGTCGCAGCCTCCGACAGCACCGGGACGGGCGGTCCCGCCAGCGCCTTCGCCTGTCACAACCGCCTGATCGGGACCGACGGCGTCATCGAGGTCGGCCCCGAGGGCGACGACGGCGAGGAACTCCCAGCGCTGCGGATCCGCCGCGACGGCGGTGACTGGGAGACCGTCGAGACGGAGGACGGCCTCCACGACTGGGCCTTCGTCGACCGCGCCATCGCGGAGAACGTGCGCTGTCTCCGCGAGGGGGAGACGCCGGAACTCGGCGCCGAGAACGCGCTCAACGCGACCGAACTCATCTTCGCGACGTGGGAGTCGTCCCGACGTCGCGGCCGCGTGGACCTCCCGCTGACCATCGACGACAACCCGCTCCAGGCGATGCTCGACGCGGGCGACCTGACGCCCGCACCGGCGGGGGAGGAGTAGATGGTCCACCTGTCGGTCTGTATCGAGATGGTGTACGACGACGAGCCGTTCCACGAGCGGGTCCACCGGGCCGCCGACGCCGGCGTCGACGCCGTCGAGTTCTGGGACTGGCGCGAGAAGGACCTCGACGCCATCGAGGCAGCGGCGGACGAGGCGGGCGTCGACGTCGTCGCCTGCGTCGCCGGCGGCGAGCTGACCGACCCGGCGGCGGCCGACGACGCCGTCGCGACGATCCGCGAGTCGATCGAGACGGCGGCCGACCTGGGAATCCCCACGCTGATCGCGACGACCGGCCCGGACCAGGACGGCCTGGACCGCCGGACCCAGCACCAAAACGTCGTCGAGGTGCTCTCGCAGGTCGCCCCGGACGCCGAGGACGCGGGCGTCACTATCGCGCTGGAACCGCTCAACACGACCGTCGACCACCCGGGTTACTACCTGACCACGAGCGAGGAAGGGTTCGAGATCGTCGACGAAGTCGGTTCGGATGCCGTGGCGCTCCTCTACGACGTCTACCACCAGCAGATAACGGAGGGCAACGTCATCGATACGATCACGGAGCACGTCGACGAGATCGGTCACATCCACGTCGCCGACGTCCCGGGCCGGCACGAACCCGGGACGGGCGAACTGAACTACGCGAACGTCTTCGACGCCATCGACGACGCCGATTACGACGGCTACGTCGGCTGCGAGTTCTCGCCCACTGGCGACCCGGACGAGGCGATGGCCGCAGTCCTCGAGGCGGTCTGAAGCGGGCTGATCCGAACCCCTTTCCACCCGTGGCAGGCGGGCGGTACGCGGCGACTACCCCCGCTGTCAGTGCCGAGAACGACTGTTAGGTTCTGCATCCGATCCCGCCTTCGGCTCCGACACCGGCGTTCCGTCCCGGTCGCTTCCGTTCACCCCGCCACCGGGGCGCCGTCCGTGCGAGGCACCCCCATGATTTATCTGGTCGACAGGACATCTTCGGGTATGCCGAAGATAGCCTTCGTTGGCGCCGGCAGTATCGTCTTCGCTCGCAACCTGATGGGCGACGTCCTCTCGTACCCGGAGCTGCAGGGGAGCACGATCACCCTGATGGACATCGACGAGGAGCGACTCGACAGGGTCGCGACGGCGGGACGGGAGATGGTCGAACACAACGACGTCGACGCGACCATCGAGACCACGACCGACCGGCGGGAGGCCCTTGACGGCGCCGACTACGTGCTAAACATGATCCACGTCGGCGGCCGGGAGCCCTTCGAGAACGAGATCCGCATCTCCCAGGAGTACGGCGTCAACCAGGCCGTCGGCGACACGCTCGGTCCCGGCGGCGTCTTCCGGTTCCTGCGGACCGCGCCCGTCATGCTGGACCTGGCCCGCGACATGGAGGAGCTGTGTCCCGACGCACTCTTGCTCAACTACACGAACCCGATGGCGATGCTGTGCTGGGCCGTCGACGAGGCCACCGATATCGACGTCGTCGGCCTCTGCCACAGCGTCCAGCACACCGCCGAGGCCGTCTCAGATTACGCAGACGTTCCGCGCGAGGAACTGGACTACTGGGTGGCCGGCATCAACCACATGGCGTGGTTCCTCGAGGTCGAACACGACGGCGAGAGCATCTATCCGGGGCTGTACGAGGCGGCCGAGGACCCGGAGACGTACAAACGTGACAACGTCCGCTTCGATATTCTCCGCCACTTCGGCGCGTTCGTCACGGAGTCGAGCAACCACATGTCCGAGTACGTGCCGTACTTCCGGACCGAGGAGGCGACCATCGAGGAGTAC contains the following coding sequences:
- the melA gene encoding alpha-glucosidase/alpha-galactosidase; its protein translation is MPKIAFVGAGSIVFARNLMGDVLSYPELQGSTITLMDIDEERLDRVATAGREMVEHNDVDATIETTTDRREALDGADYVLNMIHVGGREPFENEIRISQEYGVNQAVGDTLGPGGVFRFLRTAPVMLDLARDMEELCPDALLLNYTNPMAMLCWAVDEATDIDVVGLCHSVQHTAEAVSDYADVPREELDYWVAGINHMAWFLEVEHDGESIYPGLYEAAEDPETYKRDNVRFDILRHFGAFVTESSNHMSEYVPYFRTEEATIEEYTVDEEFEDYFVDWMPTGHYFEHWCEYQQEAREMTADDIDPEIERSEEYGSRIIHSMETGERRRMNINVRNDAGAIANLGNDTCVEVPCLVDGQGVHPCSVGELPAQLVALNRTNTSVQRLAVKAALDHDQDALRRAVKLDPLTAAACTLDEIDDMVDDLLAANADYLPDELVEAPRTVSSPT
- a CDS encoding Gfo/Idh/MocA family protein; translated protein: MSYSVAVIGTGTEPDDPGRDGYAMAYHHATGYEKVDDCELVACADVVEENARAFADEFALADENVFTDYEAMLGAVEPDIVSICVPPAVHASIALDCIRSGVVDAIHCEKPMADTYGGAREMTEAAADHDVQLTFNHQRRFSDAVRTAKNLLDAGEIGDLRRVEFAAPVGIFDYGSHSFDLCNYFNDETSGEWVLGQIDYSEENVLFGSHNENQAIVHWEYENGVHGVAASDSTGTGGPASAFACHNRLIGTDGVIEVGPEGDDGEELPALRIRRDGGDWETVETEDGLHDWAFVDRAIAENVRCLREGETPELGAENALNATELIFATWESSRRRGRVDLPLTIDDNPLQAMLDAGDLTPAPAGEE
- a CDS encoding hydroxypyruvate isomerase family protein, whose protein sequence is MVHLSVCIEMVYDDEPFHERVHRAADAGVDAVEFWDWREKDLDAIEAAADEAGVDVVACVAGGELTDPAAADDAVATIRESIETAADLGIPTLIATTGPDQDGLDRRTQHQNVVEVLSQVAPDAEDAGVTIALEPLNTTVDHPGYYLTTSEEGFEIVDEVGSDAVALLYDVYHQQITEGNVIDTITEHVDEIGHIHVADVPGRHEPGTGELNYANVFDAIDDADYDGYVGCEFSPTGDPDEAMAAVLEAV